A region of Colletotrichum higginsianum IMI 349063 chromosome 10, whole genome shotgun sequence DNA encodes the following proteins:
- a CDS encoding Major facilitator superfamily transporter, which yields MGVQATNPIQVAAVVSATRGGASDDKLPGSNGGLSPVISNPKDDIDPKEERAFLWRLDLFFLSIGFLGYMFKYIDQTNINNAYVSGMKEDLDLYGNELNYFTTFFNIGYMIMLYPSCIIISHFGPSTWLPACELIWGVLTCCLSVVTSAKQVYGLRFLIGFFEGTAWPGYFTLISQWYMPHEVALRMSIYNIAQPAGAMLSGAMQGALSTNFEGLHGRAGWRWAFIINGICTIAVAIAAFFILPGYPERPNPLAKFYMKPRHIEIALARARRVGRKPQIGITPKSFLRCFTFWQLWVFAIAWPIGGNFTPASYFNLWLKSLKNPDGSVRYSVAMLNYLPIIGQAVQLVAELLFSGFSDYFGVRLPFLLLHSAINITSHIILIVRPSNEQAYMAGWYMNYMGAVSMMLLCSWASAHLQGEPEVRTVLFASGTTLAYLMSAFIPIAAFPASEAPNWRIGSKLYLGFALVSSVMFVGIHFAFKWEEKRKARNAVKDVSTEEPDNADAGVKSAVEEPGITSLGRFQDRAQ from the exons ATGGGTGTTCAGGCTACAAATCCTATACAGGTCGCGGCTGTTGTTTCGGCGACTCGAGGCGGTGCCTCTGATGACAAATTGCCCGGTTCCAACGGCGGGCTCTCCCCTGTCATCAGCAACCCGAAAGATGATATCGATCcgaaggaagagagagctTTC TTATGGCGCCTCGacttgttcttcttgtcgaTTGGATTCTTGGGATACATGTTCAA ATACATCGACCAGACCAACATC AACAACGCGTATGTCTCGGGAATGAAAGAGGATCTGGATTTGTATGGGAATGAACTCAACTACTTCACAACCTTCTTCAA CATCGGGTACATGATCATGCTGTATCCTTCATGCATCATCATCTCGCACTTTGGCCCTTCGACATGGTTGCCGGCCTGCGAG CTTATCTGGGGCGTTCTCACTTGCTGCCTCTCGGTCGTGACGAGTGCTAAGCAG GTCTACGGCCTCCGCTTCCTGATCGGATTCTTCGAAGGCACTGCTTGGCCGGGATACTTCACTCTCATCAGTCAGTGGTACATGCCTCACGAGGTTGCCCTGCGCATGAGCATCTACAACATCGCGCAACCAGCCGGCGCCATGCTTTCCGGTGCAATGCAGGGTGCTCTTTCAACCAACTTCGAGGGTCTTCATGGTCGGGCTGGCTGGAGATGGGCTTTCATCATCAAC GGCATCTGTACCATCGCCGTCGCGATTGCTGCTTTCTTCATCCTCCCTGGCTAC CCTGAACGACCAAACCCTCTCGCCAAGTTCTACATGAAGCCTAGGCACATCGAAATCGCCTTGGCTCGTGCACGTCGGGTCGGCCGCAAGCCGCAGATTGGTATCACGCCGAAGTCATTTCTGCGATGCTTCACTTTCTGGCAGCTGTGGGTGTTTGCTA TTGCGTGGCCTATCGGTGGCAACTTCACCCCGGCCAGCTACTTTAACCTGTGGCTCAAGTCTCTCAAGAATCCCGACGGTTCAGTCAGATA CTCTGTGGCCATGCTCAACTACCTGCCGATTATTGGACAGGCTGTCCAGCTTGTGGCAGAGCTGCTGTTCAGCGGTTTCAGTGACTACTTTGGTGTCCGGCTGCCGTTTCTGCTTCTTCATTCC GCCATCAATATCACCTCTCACATCATCCTCATTGTACGACCTAGCAACGAGCAAGCCTACATGGCCGGTTGGTACATGAACTATATGGGAGC TGTCTCCATGATGCTGCTCTGCTCTTGGGCATCAGCACATCTCCAAGGCGAGCCCGAAGTGCGGACCGTGCTCTTCGCGAGCGGTACCACCCTAGCGTATCTCATGAGCGCCTTCATCCCAATCGCCGCCTTCCCGGCCTCCGAAGCCCCTAACTGGCGCATCGGATCCAAGCTCTACCTCGGGTTCGCGCTCGTATCTAGTGTGATGTTCGTCGGGATCCACTTCGCCTTCAAGtgggaagagaaaagaaaggcgAGGAACGCTGTCAAGGATGTATCAACCGAGGAGCCGGATAACGCAGATGCGGGCGTCAAGTCGGCAGTGGAGGAGCCGGGCATCACGTCGCTAGGGAGGTTTCAGGATAGGGCCCAGTAA
- a CDS encoding HORMA domain-containing protein, whose translation MSHLGSSRVSFSAILHLFPSRSTVQDPFTYSNGSGTLFKSAALVSSLQFEPLFQLDASIATLPTMSSTSDAPSAPPVSIPRPQANTILTSFTSFLTLTVHTILYHRRLYPQQTFLMTKAHNLPVPQSRHPVLCDWINSAVAAIQDQLAIGAASKVCVVIHAHETMAVIERWVFDVTNFPAWATGKGKEKIGMGQRFQRREEDDDDGSVNWVDVNEAYRGALRRLAYAAEMKGPLPEGCTFTMAVELRDEAPAPIGHPQPWIPSEPSLQPASRTNPVPGVCIGGASTTPLRSVEAGPLFFECWIEESKPPSSPHSTQDSYFS comes from the exons ATGTCGCATCTGGGTTCATCGCGCGTGTCTTTCTCGGCCATTCTCCATCTCTTCCCTAGCCGCTCGACAGTTCAAGATCCATTCACTTACAGCAACGGCTCTGGTACGCTGTTCAAAAGCGCCGCCCTTGTCAGCTCCCTCCAGTTTGAACCGCTTTTTCAACTTGACGCGTCCATCGCTACTCTGCCCACCATGTCTTCAACTTCAGATGCACCCTCTGCCCCTCCGGTGTCCATCCCGCGCCCGCAGGCAAACACTATCTTGACATCCTTCACATCATTCCTCACCCTGACTGTACACACTATACTGTACCACAGACGCCTCTATCCGCAGCAGACCTTTCTTATGACCAAAGCCCACAACCTTCCAGTCCCCCAGTCCCGCCATCCAGTTCTCTGCGATTGGATCAACTCGGCCGTCGCTGCGATTCAAGATCAGCTTGCTATCGGCGCAGCCTCCAAAGTATGCGTCGTCATTCACGCCCATGAGACGATGGCTGTCATCGAGAGATGGGTTTTCGATGTCACCAACTTCCCGGCCTGGGCTAcaggcaagggcaaggagaagaTCGGTATGGGACAGAGGTTCCAGCGaagggaggaagacgacgacgatgggtCTGTCAACTGGGTTGACGTGAACGAGGCGTATCGTGGTGCTCTGAGACGTCTCGCGTACGCTGCGGAGATGAAGGGACCTCTGCCAGAGGGATGCACGTTCACCATGGCCGTTGAGCTCAGGGacgaggcgccggcgccaatAGGG CACCCGCAACCTTGGATTCCTTCCGAGCCTTCGCTCCAACCCGCCTCAAGGACGAATCCAGTGCCGGGCGTGTGCATAGGTGGCGCCTCCACCACGCCGCTGCGctccgtcgaggccggcccTCTCTTCTTCGAATGCTGGATCGAGGAAAGCaagccgccgtcctcgccccaTTCTACCCAAGACTCGTACTTCTCGTGA
- a CDS encoding PI31 proteasome regulator translates to MANPLTPQSILQLMADALPTHPKGDTTSDISSGYELPALLTHACMVSLKFRLIGFDEEKRIEEEVQSLAPRLPASWNAGYGSLRFVYAHKQSSMTSIIRTSKVGGKVEISGLAVGHDVIHRFEITTKDFVNNSKLPLRITLAEDGTEDRSDLVQKLKDAFVSESALEKLIDQFKTSIVQKLIPKLQIEGYEESPDDRDAAEGAQREGRAQAGRPGRPMPGDLPDPARPYPINDPLAQPPRRPIPAGDFPPPDFEDEYEVNRPPRPLGIPGRSPYNIGHDDLNPPGLGPHDPLRPHFIGGGGLPRPGGGGGMHPTFDDPLFGGQGGQGGGYDPQAPPGARWDPIGPGGLPRHGGGGRGRGNPFGGPGGFGGGFGGGFGGDII, encoded by the exons ATGGCGAATCCACTCACCCCGCAGTCCATACTGCAGCTGATGGCAGATGCACTGCCGACGCACCCCAAAGGCGACACCACCTCTGACATTAGCAGTGGTTACGAGCTGCCCGCCCTTCTCACCCATGCGTGCATGGTGTCTCTCAAGTTCCGCCTCAtcggcttcgacgaggagaagagaataG AGGAGGAGGTTCAGAGTCTCGCCCCGCGACTACCCGCCTCGTGGAACGCCGGATACGGCTCCCTCCGTTTCGTATACGCCCACAAGCAATCCTCCATGACCTCCATCATCCGCACCAGTAAAGTGGGCGGCAAAGTCGAGATTAGCGGGCTCGCCGTTGGCCACGACGTCATCCACAGATTCGAGATCACGACAAAAGACTTTGTCAATAACTCCAAGCTGCCCTTGCGTATCACACTTGCTGAAGACGGCACCGAGGATAGGAGTGACCTCGTCCAGAAGCTCAAGGATGCATTCGTATCCGAGTCCGCCCTTGAAAAGCTCATCGACCAGTTCAAAACCAGCATCGTCCAGAAGCTTATCCCGAAGCTGCAAATCGAAGGTTACGAAGAATCCCCCGACGACcgggacgccgccgagggcgcaCAACGTGAAGGACGCGCTCAAGCCGGTCGTCCCGGACGGCCGATGCCTGGCGACCTCCCTGACCCAGCCCGACCGTACCCCATCAATGACCCTCTCGCCCAACCTCCAAGGCGACCCATCCCCGCTGGGGACTTCCCTCCGCCTGATTTCGAGGACGAGTACGAGGTCAACCGACCACCTAGACCTCTGGGCATCCCCGGCCGATCTCCCTACAACATTGGCCACGATGACCTGAACCCGCCCGGTCTGGGACCCCACGACCCCCTTCGACCTCATTTtatcggcggcggtggcttgccacgtcctgggggcggaggcggaaTGCACCCAACGTTTGACGACCCCCTATTCGGCGGTCAGGGCGGCCAGGGTGGTGGGTATGATCCGCAAGCACCCCCGGGAGCTCGATGGGACCCTATTGGTCCGGGCGGCCTGCcgcggcacggcggcggcggacgaggacgaggaaacCCGTTCGGAGGCCcgggcggcttcggcggcggttTCGGTGGCGGTTTCGGCGGTGACATTATCTGA
- a CDS encoding Glycosyl hydrolase family 2, with product MALLRHELSSGWTFKQEDDTSENSWLPVPKIPSQVHVDLLANDKIPDPFLDMNELAVQWVAEKTWVYRASFATPAGFSDAPGSVTDLVFEGLDTFAKVTLNGTEILRSDNMFLSHRVGVSRLLKRGGGGENVLEIVFDSALLRGRQLLEEHAHEHRFIARQTEPGRIPVRKAQYHWGWDWGPILVTAGVWKPVFLEHYVARLEDVWVRSEVGADLKSASGQVIVKTAGSGSAKVSVKFALDDEVVFERDLDVAEDGTAQTDFCLENPQLWYPLNTGPQTLYTITATLHDLSGTPLASQTKRTGFRRAELIQEPDSLGKSFYFRINNVDVFAGGSCWIPADSFHASIEAARYRAWAGLMAASNQNMLRVWGGGVYEADALMDACDELGVMVWHDFCFACGSYPAYPSFLASVEQEARQNLRRLRGHPSIVIWAGNNEDYQVQERYQLEYRFDEDKDPQSWLGSSFPARYLYEYLLPKIVEEESPHTVYHPSSPWGDGKPTADPTVGDIHQWNIWHGAMNKYQDAHLLTGRFVSEFGMEGYPHLSTTTAMLTSPSQHRPGSMTLDFRNKAYDHERRMITYIAENLPIAYDLPRFTHLTQLMQAEAMSFTYKAWRRDWGSGTGTRGCGGALVWQLNDCWPTVSWAVVDYWLVPKPAFYAIARALRTLDVGVRRRVDEWTKCHADPTLGAGPAAEFEVWVASGRADAVEGDLVVRFISIGTGREVKRRIEKRVVAGANATTDVVEKQAVGDSVGRDTSVPFRPEEDDPFVIHATLAVDGAVVAEDTTWPQPLKYLEFSDRGVRVRSAGEGRLVVSAEKPVKGFVIQEERGMKLSDNGFDVVPGEERVVRVEGIDVEKLRWTYLGAPEASLGLYS from the exons ATGGCTCTCCTCCGGCATGAGCTCAGCAGCGGCTGGACATTTAAACAAGAGGACGATACCTCCGAGAACTCGTGGCTCCCCGTGCCCAAAATCCCCAGCCAAGTCCACGTGGACCTCCTGGCCAACGACAA GATACCCGACCCGTTTCTTGACATGAACGAGCTCGCCGTGCAATGGGTCGCGGAAAAGACTTGGGTCTACCGCGCGTCCTTCGCAACGCCGGCGGGTTTCTCGGACGCCCCCGGCAGCGTGACGgacctcgtcttcgaggGCCTGGATACTTTCGCCAAGGTCACCCTCAACGGGACCGAGATCCTCAGGTCGGACAACATGTTCCTCTCGCACCGCGTCGGGGTCTCTAGGCTCCTGAagcgtggcggcggcggcgagaacgTCCTGGAGATCGTCTTCGATTCAGCGCTGCTCCGTGGCAGGCAGCTCCTAGAGGAGCACGCGCACGAGCACCGGTTCATCGCACGGCAGACGGAGCCGGGTCGGATTCCCGTGCGCAAGGCGCAGTACCACTGGGGCTGGGACTGGGGCCCAATTTTGGTCACGGCCGGCGTCTGGAAGCCTGTGTTTCTGGAGCACTACGTGGCTCGTCTGGAGGATGTCTGGGTAAGGAGCGAGGTTGGTGCGGATCTGAAGTCGGCGTCCGGCCAGGTCATTGTCAAGACTGCGGGCTCCGGCTCGGCGAAGGTATCCGTGAAGttcgccctcgacgacgaagtcgtCTTCGAAAGGGACCTAGACGTGGCAGAGGACGGAACAGCTCAGACAGACTTCTGTCTCGAGAACCCCCAGCTCTGGTACCCCCTGAACACCGGCCCCCAGACCCTCTACACCATCACGGCCACCCTTCACGACCTTTCTGGCACGCCCCTCGCCTCGCAGACCAAAAGGACGGGGttccgccgcgccgagctTATCCAAGAACCTGACTCTCTCGGAAAGTCCTTCTACTTCCGCATCAACAAtgtcgacgtcttcgccgGTGGCTCCTGCTGGATCCCGGCCGACAGCTTCCACGCCTCCATCGAGGCCGCGCGCTACCGCGCCTGGGCGGGGCTTATGGCCGCCTCGAACCAGAACATGCTGCGCgtctggggcggcggcgtgtaCGAGGCCGACGCGCTCATGGACGCGTGCGACGAGCTGGGCGTCATGGTGTGGCACGACTTCTGCTTCGCCTGCGGCAGCTACCCGGCGTACCCTTCGTTCCTGGCGAgcgtcgagcaggaggcGCGGCAGAACCTGAGGCGGCTGAGGGGGCACCCGAGCATCGTCATCTGGGCGGGCAACAACGAGGACTACCAGGTGCAGGAGAGGTATCAGCTCGAGTACAGgttcgacgaggacaaggaccCGCAGTCGTGGCTCGGGTCGAGCTTCCCAGCGAGGTATCTGTACGAGTATCTGCTGCCAAAgatcgtcgaggaggagagccCGCACACGGTGTACCACCCGAGTAGCCCCTGGGGCGATGGGAAGCCCACGGCTGACCCGACAGTCGGCGATATCCACCAGTGGAACA TCTGGCACGGCGCCATGAACAAATACCAAGACGCCCACCTCCTGACCGGCCGCTTCGTCTCCGAATTCGGCATGGAGGGCTACCCGCACCTCTCCACGACGACCGCCATGCTCACTAGCCCGTCCCAGCATCGGCCCGGCTCCATGACCCTCGACTTCCGCAACAAGGCCTACGACCACGAGCGCCGCATGATAACCTACATCGCCGAGAACCTCCCTATCGCCTACGACCTGCCCCGCTTCACCCACCTCACCCAGCTGatgcaggccgaggccatgtCCTTCACCTATAAGGCCTGGCGCCGCGACTGGGGTAGCGGCACAGGCACCAGGGGttgcggcggcgcgctggTGTGGCAGCTCAACGACTGCTGGCCGACGGTGAGCTGGGCCGTCGTGGACTACTGGCTCGTGCCGAAGCCGGCTTTCTACGCCATCGCGAGGGCGCTGAGGACGCTCGACGTCGGTGTGCGGCGGCGCGTCGACGAGTGGACAAAGTGCCACGCGGACCCGACGCTCGGGGccgggcccgccgccgagttTGAGGTCTGGGTCGCGAGCGGGCGcgcggacgccgtcgagggagACCTGGTGGTGCGGTTCATCTCCATCgggacggggagggaggtgaagCGGCGGATCGAGAAGAGGGTCGTGGCGGGGGCGAACGCGACGACGGACGTCGTGGAGAagcaggccgtcggcgactcTGTGGGGAGGGACACGAGCGTGCCGTTCCGtccggaggaggacgacccGTTTGTCATCCACGCGACGCTCGCCGTGGACGGGGCGGTCGTGGCCGAGGACACGACGTGGCCGCAGCCGCTGAAGTATCTCGAGTTCTCGGACCGCGGGGTGAGGGTACGCTCTGCGGGAGAGGGCCGATTGGTCGTCTCTGCGGAGAAGCCGGTGAAGGGGTTCGTCATCCAGGAGGAGCGGGGGATGAAGCTGAGCGACAACGGGTTCGACGTCGTGCCGGGCGAGGAGAGGGTCGTGCGTGTGGAGGGCATCGATGTCGAGAAGCTGAGGTGGACGTATCTGGGGGCACCGGAGGCGTCGCTGGGGCTGTATAGCTAG